GTTAACGCCTCACCACATAAGTGCGTAAGAGCGAGCGGTGCCAGATACAACAACGCAATAGTAGTAGCCAATTTAGGAAGTGATATTATAATGAAGGAGGTGACATGTCACGTTTTAATCCTGATTTTACATGTAGAGACTTCTATAAACTTGGTGCCCCCAGTATGTTCTGTTGTGCATCTTTTGCTCTTTGCGTGCCAAACAGAGCACTTGATATGGCAGCAAATGCATTATGTGATACCTTCACCCACTTGACCTGTTCTACTTCTCTATCATTGGCCAAGTTGTTAGTGAGCTCATCCCATGGGCCTGCAGGTAGAGTCTTTGAAACAGCCAATGTACGTGTGTACAGATAACAAATGCTTGCGTAGTCCTGGCAATCTGCCTGTGGAAAAATGTGAAACAACTACATTTTGTTTCACATTGTTCACAAACCTTGCTCTCAGCAACTGCTACACATAAGTAGCCGGGTGTGTTACATTTTTTGTGTATTGTAATGATCAGGTATTATTAAAAATCTCTTTAGCAAGATCATAAATGTCTTGTGAGGTTTCCCATCTAAGTCTCTATAAGCCAATGGTTTAATGCTTtacatgtttaaatgtaaatgaaacaaaaacaaggggGCAATAGTCATTTTTGGTGTCCTTCCTGCTCATAGGTCTCGAGGAAAACGTGACTGATGAGTCAGTGCATCAGCCTCTCGGTGAGCCCTACCTTTGTTTGTAGAAGCAATGATCAATGCAATGATCCCCACTGGCATCCACAGGAAGTCTTTAGGATCAACTCACATGATGCATGTGCGCATAATACTGTTACTGTCCATTCTGTGGAACAATCTCCTCCTATGAATGTTGAGTTCAAAagcttgtttattttgtgtggCTGGATTCTGCATGTGCTTGGCAAACAGACCACTCCAAATGCCACTTCCAGGGCAGTGTCTGACTGCCAGCTTCACTTGGGAAATCAAGCCTTTATTTTCTCTCACTCAACTTTTTTTTCCATAAACCCTTTTTATGGGGGTCACATATTTGGTGACGTTTTTCCATGTTTGTCTGCGGAGCCAGTCGTATTCTGGGCAGGGCTGGGACGCTTTGGCAGAACAAAATGGAAAGCTTTTTCAAAGGAGTTCGGTATAAACGCTCCCAGGGGTTTATTATCCCGAACCAGATTGATTGCGTTCACATTAGCCATCAGCCTGAGAACATATGGGGTAAAAATATCTGCTGTTGATATAATTGGCCAACATGCCAACAAGTTAAAGACATTACTAAAGCTACGCAAGTAAAGAGTTACTGTACGTTTTGCAGTTTGCAGTTTCCCAGCACTAGGCTGTGAGCCatgaggtttttttttgtaaatatggTATAAACCATTAAATGGACATTGGCAGGTATCAGCTGTcagttattaattattatactGCACTGTTTTCAAACCGgcattgtttttaaaaaaaaatgcaaccTCTGTTCACAGTTCAGCTCATCCCTCTGTTGATGCTTCGTTTCTGCATCACAGCTTTGTCCAAACCTGACTGTGGGTATTTGTGTCAACATGTCTTGATTTTAAAGCACTTAGATCAAGAGCACACTCAAGGGCACAATCAGGTATTACATCTTTGGCTCATTACTAAACAGGCAGTATAAGCATCACCATTAATATGGACAAAAAGGCTTAATAGTGTGAAGCCTTTGCCTCataatatattacatattatatattatatatatttatgaacATCATTCATTCGTAGGAGCTAAAAAATATCGGATGCAGATTTTATATAGACCCTTAAAACAAAGATGAGACAAAAGAGGAAACGAGCTGAAACTGAATAGCAATATTAATATAATGGTAATTCACATGATTGACATACAGTGGAGCCACAGTGACACCTATTGGCGTTTGGGCGTATCAGAAAACATCGGCTTCCAATTTAAAACTATATGAAACAACATCACAATAATGACCACGCTATATCCCATGTGGGTAACAGTAGTAGCTGTTTCTATAAATGACGTCACAGGCACGTGACGTGTACACGTTAGCTTACCTACAGCCTCTGACGCTTTGCACAGTTGACTTTAGCAGTATGGATATTTATAATAGGGCGGTTttagtgagcgtgtgtgtggacAAAGCATCACATTACAAAAACAGACTCACCGCACGTTTGCTTTAATGTCGTTCTCTATCTTGGGCTCCTCTTCATCTGTTGGGAACCTCCTCTTCAAGCTCCATAAACTCGGCCGTCTTTTCGGCTTCTCTGTCGTCACCGGAATGTCACCGGTTTCAGCCATTTACAATGTCGGTAACAGACGCCTAATTATGCATTTGAAGAGTTGAGCCAAATGACAACAAACTTTACTACAGCAGCAGAATGTCGTAACTACGTTTGAATATGGCGGAAATCTATTATTTGGCCAATGCGGAGTCCAGAGAAACCCGTCGCCAGGATATTACGCCATGTGGGCGGGGCCAAGAGGAACGCTAATATTATGgtgtaaaataatatttttatatacaatAATTTAATATACTGCATTTAAATATTAGAAAATCTGGTGTTTTTCCACAATATTTAATAACATAAGCGAGTGGTATAAGAAGGTTGTTTAAAGAAATATGCTACAAAAAGATCTATCCTATCTATCAACTCATCAGGTCTGGCAGCATGTAAAGCAATTATAGACCAAAGGTTTAGAATAAGACTAATCTTGCGAGAGAACATTATTTCAGCTTGAATAGTTAGTTTCATGGTAGCTTTAATTTACCTTTTTATGCTTCTATAATCAGTAGCAAAAGAATGCGACCAAACCCTGCTGAGGGCAAAGGTGATCCAAGCCTGCCACACGGCAGCACAATAGCACATTTCTAAACAGATTATGTACTTCTTACATTGTGTATATAACTACTTGTACTCATAAAACgtattaaaataaactaaacagaaaTGCATGGACATAAAGATACTAAAGGCATATACTGGTTGATCCGTAGcgtgtactgtatttgtattaCAGAAGAAAATACACTACAGGTAATAGACACTGTTCAAATTTCTATTTTAAAAGAGagtaaatgtgtatttattattactagtagtaatagtaatatgGTAATAACCCATTATTATACACATTGCATGAAACATATACTACAGGTCTGAAGGCAATTGATTACTCAATATCCTGCATTTTGATCTTTAATGCTGgagtattatttttattttaagcgTGTACTGAACATGTGTAGAATTATGATTACTAGAAGCAGCTTCACCCAGCTTCAAGAAGCACCTGGGGGTTGTGTCACTTGAGTAAGtgtaggaaaacaaacagataaAGTGTGACAAAGTGACAATCTTGTCATGAAAGACTAAAGATGACAAGAAATCAAGTGTTCAGTCACACCAACACATATATCTATTTGTAAATGTCAGTGTGCAGGTAAGGAGGCTTTAAGGTGAATCAGAATCAGCACATCACAGGGTGCCAAACAGTAAACCCCCAATTCATTCAAAGCAGATTGTGGAGGAGTATCCCCCTCGTCTGTCCAGTCTCTAGCCTCCTCCGTCGACTTTTTAAGAAGATcccgcagcagcagagcagaacccACGTTAAGACATAAGACGATACATGCCTCCTTAACACTGTGAAGAGGTAGGTAGGAGTTATTATAGCTCTATAATCACGTCAACAAGGCTGCTGGTGTGTCTGAGCAGCACCTAAGCAAGCCGCACTTACTGCTTAAAGAAGTTCTCGGGTCTTTTACAGTAGTGGCCAAACAGGGGGAAAAGGTTTCTGGTCATGTCGAACTGAAGCTGAGCTGCTCCCCCATCGCTGAAATGGTTGGACAGGATCACCTGAAACAGATACAACTACGTGCTAAGCCGGCGTCACTCCAGCTGTTGTGTCACGccaaacttcacagcacaaacgCAGACTCACATCTTGGTAGAGAAAGTTGTCGAGTCTTTCGGCCAAGCCCTGCCAGGCCAGCTGGAACAGAGACAGGCTGAGGACCTGATGGAGGTTCAGCAACCTGTCCCGCACACACAACATCATGGGACACGCGGAACTGGACAAAGTCATGGTGGACTGGTCGTGCTGGGATGGTAGGGAGAGCCACCTGAAAATCACCATTGACTAACCTTATTCTAAGGCCATGCCAACACTAAGGCACTGCAGCTTCACGGCGCCAAAGTGGCTGGTGTTCCTACTAAACTGATACAGCTACTGTGGCCCGTCACCTGTCTTGGCAGTATGGTTTCGCTTTTTCTGTGATTTCCCTCATGGTCCACTCTAGCAGCCGTCCCATCATGTCTCCCTTTAGTCGATCCAGCAGAGCCAGCAGGCCTTCGAACAGAGAGCCCTCCAAAGACGCCAGGCGACCCATTTCTATCACCCCGACGCCTGGCACCGCCTCCTCACCGAGTGAaactgcagcctgctgcagctgtagGAAGAACTGAGgcaccagaggcagctggtgtTAAACTCTTGCTCAGGTTCATTATTTATTAGCTAGATGATTGGGATATGTTTCTCAAACAACAGCGACTCTACCACTGTGATCAGATCTAGTCAGATCTACTTACATGCACTATTAAAGGAAACAGATGTCATAGTCTGCACATACCACATTGTCCCCCCAGTCTGTGAGGATAGTGGAAATGTAGTTCACAGCATTGAGAATGGCACAGTACCGGGGACCAAGTGGGCAGCGTGACTCCTCCTTCATTACCTACACAGGAAACCAcacatgtaaatacatttttatttcagttaATAACTGTGTAAAAACCACTAAAGACACAAAACCATACAATTAAAGTAATTCAAAAGGATCAAATTACAACTACTAGTGCAgccaaagtgtttttttttaaaacacacatcCAATCAAACTATGGTTTTTAAAACAACACGCTTGCCTGATGCTTCTACTCTATAGCACAGTAAACATTTATGAAGTAGAAAAACACTAAgagcatttatatttatatttatatttatatttatatttatatttatatttatatttatatttatatttatatttatatttttcgaCTTCAGGTTTCATAATCATTGGGGAGGCACCTCCCCATAATCTTTCTTTGCTTACTTGAGTGCTTTTCTATATTGATTCAGTCAGTTTTACCTGGGTGAGTCGTATGCGGAAGTCATCCACCAGTTCTCTCTGTAGTCCCAGAAACTTCAGCTGTGCAGAGGGACAGGGCAAGGCCCGGTAGCGCTCTGAGGACAACAGAGCTGAAGCTAAAGGACCTGCTGACTGATATGTACAGTCCTTTGGTACAACCAGAAAAAGTGAAATGCAGCCTTACCGGTGATGACTTGTAGCAGAGTCATGAAAGTCTCAGCGCAGTCTGGAGCTTTCAGCTCGTCCATATCACTGATGTCTTTGTATTGGGAGCTCCACGCCCCCTCAGCTGACAGCATGGCATCCATCTTCTCCACTGCCACTGCACACCAGGGAGAACCCAGGGTTAGAAGGTTCTGTAGCCAGTTACACTTTGTCTCGGCTTTGTCAGGCAAGATGCTGTGCTCAGCCAAAAACACCCGGCAAAGGGAGAACCTCACAGTCAGACTCAACTGTAGACACTAACTTGTGTGGCTGGGCAGCCAACTTACTCTTCCTTTCCACCGTCAGCCACTTCAGAAGGATGGAGTCAtcgagcaggaggtggagaagacCGGGCAGCACTGCTGGATAGGACTGgttgctcctcagctccttttcaaactgcagcacctcctccaccaggtgACAGAGAAGCACATCGTCGTACAGTAGCTTTGAAGCATCGCTGGCCACCTTCTCCTGGACTAGAGACAACAGGCCGCGACACAGTTCtacctacacaaacacataccCACAAGGCGTTGTTGTGCCAAGCTGAATCTGCAAGGTGCATTCTGTTGATTCATTCATTATAATTGCGTGCATAAACTGTGACATACAGAAGTACGAGTTGGACTGGTCTGGGTCACCTGTTCGGACTATGCTCAATGAGAGAATCATAGATTAACAAACCCTGGCACTGATGGAGACCCCAGCTCGATCCATAATAGGTTGGATCTTTTCCTCCATGAACGAAGAGCTGTTGCCCATCCACATCAGAACCTGTGTGAGGTACCACTCTGGCTGAAAAACAGAGGGCAGGTAATGAGTGTCATGTTGACTGGTTTCTACTTTTATCTTCAATGGGCTCTCCCTGGTTCAGTCATTGTGGGTGTAAACATATTACAAACATGGGTGTTGCAGTTTAGTTTGCTCAACTTGCAAGGTTTCAAAAAAATGTGTACTTTCTGTGTGCAAGATACCTTGCTGAGGGAGTTGGTCTGTCGATTTCCATAGAAGTGATATCTGAACCTCTTGCTCAGTGGCTGGAGCATAATCTGGACgggcagacagaggggaggCGCTTGGGAAAAAGATGTGGCTGAAGACGTCATCTGGGTAGAGGGTACAGCCTGACTGGATGCTGAAGCCCTCTGAGATATGAGGTCATCGCTGCCATGGGGATGTTAAAGAAACTGCTTCTCCTTCAAGATGTGTTGTGTGGGGGGTTTATATAAAATGATGAGGTTCTAAGGACCTGGAGCATGTTCTACTGTGTAAAGGACCAAACAGGAGGATACGAGGTCTGCAGCGCAAGCAGCTGTGTGACGAGCAGGTCCAGCTGGCTGGTGACCTCCTGACTGTTGGCCGCAGGCGTCAGGGACTGAGTGGGCGGGGAGAGGATTGGCCAGTGGAGCTGAGTCAGCACTTTCTCAAAATCACTGACGAAAAATTGGAGAGCGGGAAGTGCATCAGAGAAAAGGCGAGAAACAGCAGATGTCTCCGATGCCGTACCTGGCCAGTCGGTCCTTGATGATCTTCTGCCAGAAGTGGAGCGTTTCTCGGAGGAAGTCCTTGAGGTGACGGCATGCGGACTGGTTGAGCCCAGCGTCCAGCGAGGCCAT
Above is a window of Betta splendens chromosome 9, fBetSpl5.4, whole genome shotgun sequence DNA encoding:
- the rint1 gene encoding RAD50-interacting protein 1; the protein is MAAPTAGDQMSSKLTDTRLNHDDENSHGTESSPAGSEGLQDFVVEFVNKELGSDLKCLKKVGELLEKLREENIALEEQVLSVSSSMPPKVSAALAVAEEAGCSLEELLRRERLVSNKLHQHLQGAELWMDRFGQTFKQVEIIERHMKYLQCLQHIEELSAAVQQCLMTSSVWEAIKAVDSMASLDAGLNQSACRHLKDFLRETLHFWQKIIKDRLASDFEKVLTQLHWPILSPPTQSLTPAANSQEVTSQLDLLVTQLLALQTSDDLISQRASASSQAVPSTQMTSSATSFSQAPPLCLPVQIMLQPLSKRFRYHFYGNRQTNSLSKPEWYLTQVLMWMGNSSSFMEEKIQPIMDRAGVSISARVELCRGLLSLVQEKVASDASKLLYDDVLLCHLVEEVLQFEKELRSNQSYPAVLPGLLHLLLDDSILLKWLTVERKMAVEKMDAMLSAEGAWSSQYKDISDMDELKAPDCAETFMTLLQVITERYRALPCPSAQLKFLGLQRELVDDFRIRLTQVMKEESRCPLGPRYCAILNAVNYISTILTDWGDNVFFLQLQQAAVSLGEEAVPGVGVIEMGRLASLEGSLFEGLLALLDRLKGDMMGRLLEWTMREITEKAKPYCQDRWLSLPSQHDQSTMTLSSSACPMMLCVRDRLLNLHQVLSLSLFQLAWQGLAERLDNFLYQDVILSNHFSDGGAAQLQFDMTRNLFPLFGHYCKRPENFFKHVKEACIVLCLNVGSALLLRDLLKKSTEEARDWTDEGDTPPQSALNELGVYCLAPCDVLILIHLKASLPAH